The sequence below is a genomic window from Lolium perenne isolate Kyuss_39 chromosome 7, Kyuss_2.0, whole genome shotgun sequence.
ttcccaGCACCAGAGCCTTGTGATTGCTGCAAAGGAACCATGCTGGCACTACTCCCCTGACTGTTTGATTGCGGGAGGTTTTGTGGAATCCCTTGCGGAACCATCAACATTGGATTGAAACCAGGTTGAGGAATTTGCTGGCTGCCGAAAAACTGAGGCCACTAATTCATCGGCATGTTCCACATGTGTGGCTGAAGCATCGGGAACATACCTTGCCCAGCCCCCATTTGTTGCATCATCTGTGGAGGAAATTCTGACTTGACCACCACAGGTTCTTTGACAGCACCCGCAGAGGGAGCAGCCGATGATGTCGCCGCCGCTGCTGTGGGTACACGCCCACCACCAGACCCACGACCAGTCCCACCACCGAATCTGCCCGCACCGCGACCACCTCCTGCCATTGAGACCACCTCGACGAAAGATCTCTTCCCCTCAGCAGCACCCCAGAGATCAGAGAACTTGATAACTGTTGCTCTAGGTAGAAATCCACGACCAGCCGGATAGCAGTCAGCAGGTGTGAAGGATCTATCCCGAACTAGCTCTCTCCTGACCCAGACCAAGGTCGGGGCACTAGGCGAAAACCTAGATCCGACCAGGAGATCGTTGGCCGACACAGCCGGCGCACCCACAGATATATAACTGGATCGTCCACGGGCTCACTAACTGGATCGTCGATACCAAGGAGTTAAATCTACACCAGCAGCAGCGCCTCATCGCCGCACACGCCAGCAGAACGGAGCTTCTTCCCTTTACTATGCAGCTTACCCTCCGCTTTAAGGTGCAGGGCTTCATCACCACACGCACCAACGGAGCAGAGCTTCTCCTTTTCTGCTCTGCGGCCTACTTATTGCCTCTGGCTCCTGTCTCTCTGGTGGAAGACGAAACTCACCGACGGCCGATGAACTCACGACAGGAGGCGCTCCGACAGTCCAACCAGAAGGAGTGAACCCAGTGTAAATATGTATTGACGCTGCAACTTTCCGAACATCACTCATTATattacttgcctttttttttcctgCTTCTCTGCAAATCACTGAACATACACTACAAAACTTGAGGATTACAAGGAGTTTACAAGGAGATTCAAATTATCTCCTTGCCAGTCGCCAGTCGCCATGCTTAAGCTTCCTAGTCCTTACCATGAGTTTACAAGGAGAAATAGCTGTACTGAAGGATTCATGCACTGCAATTTTCAAGCAGATATTCAAATTATctttgaaagcaagaaatgccatAGTATATAACAGTACCAAGTATATTGGCAAAGAAAAAAACCATAGTATACAGATTGATCAACAAGGGGTGGACTTATAGAGTCAAATTGCAACTTGTAGTCTATGAAACGAACTCTAAATATTTGGAAGTAGCAGGAAAACCTTCTTCGGGACGAACCTTTCCACTTCCAAATCCTGACACTAATAATTAAAAGACAGCGAGCAATACACATATCTAGCCTTACAATAGGTGCAATGTTATTAAAAGAAACAGATAAACACATTTCACAAGCACACCTACAGTAGCCCGTAATTGTTATTTCTGTGAACACAAAGAATGAAAACGAAGCACGGTATGGAACAAGAGATGCAATAGTCCAATGTTTGTCAAGAGGAGCTAAAGGCAGGAGTCTTGAAACATCAGATGAAGACATTTCACTTCCATCCTTCCTTCTGCCAACCTACGTATATAGCAACAACTCTCATCAACACATGTTAAACTAGTAACTAATATGCATGAGAAAACGAGTACCAGTGCAAAGAATCAACTAGCAAGCAGTTGTGTGACTTACATACCCATTTATGGACTAGCAAGGAGCAGTCAAGCTCGCGGAGTATACCAGAACTGGCGCATACCACCATTTCGAACACATTCACGCAACAACGTCAAAAAGCCCTGTGTGATTTCGTGAAAGCCTAGATACCGGAGGGTCACGAGGAACTTAATACCAGGTGGGATTTCTGTGATGCTGTCAAGGTTGACTAGCGATAATTTTTCTAAAGTCACCATAGCACCTTCCTGTATATCTAGCTGCTTAAGATTATGAAGGTCCCTTAACTGAAGAGTCTTCAGGTTGGGAAACCACTCCGAGAGAAATACCAGCTTCTCTCCGTTGTATGCTCCATCAAGAAATAGCTCTGTCAAATTTGACAACAGAGAAATGGATGGCAGGGGGTCTTCTATCAGCTGTGATAGATTTAGACGCAAGGAATATAAGTTCCGACCTACAGCTTGGAAAGAGTCTATGTCTAATTTTCCTGTCAAATTTAGCTTTTGTAGGTTTGGCGGAAGGGCATTTAACAAAAGAACCTCATTCTCATCACTTGCAATAACATGTAGCTTGGACAAAAAATGCATTTCCACTAGAGACTCGCAGAGGGGTTCATGGTAGACTCTCTTCAGATTGAATAACCTTAGGCTTCTCAGTTGCCTTAGCTCCCTCAATTTTCTAACAGACTCATCCTGTGCTTCCAACGATTGTAGTGTCTGCAGGTTTGTTAGATTACCAAGACCGCTGCGGATTCTTACACCACTTGACGACAAGAGAAATCTGCCATTTAGATATTTAACTTTTTGAGCGAACAAGTGTCTAAGCTTCTTCAGTTTAACAATCCCACCAGGTAGCTCGTCTATGTCAGATCTACTAAGGTCGAGTGTCAACAAATTTGAAAGCTTCTCAACAGACTTCGGGAGCATCTTAACTTTTGATCTACGCAGACCTAAATGACGAAGATTGAAAAGATTCCCAATAGCATATGGAATATTCACGATAGGTAGACCACTTAATTCTAGCACAGTCATATATGTTGACATCTCACACAGCAAATGTAGTAGAGTGAGTGACGGCATACTCTTGTCTAATACAGTGATGGATCGAAGCTGGTGTACACTTGAAATTGATCGTTCAATGTCCTTCTTTAGTTTCTGTACTACCAATCGACGCCCATCCTTATCAAGAGATCCTGCACATTTGTCTTCGTCATATGTAACACCAAAAAGATCATTCCGACACAAATCAATTGCCAATTCTCGTAGGATATCGTGCATTCTGAACATCTTCATCCTACCAAATGAGTTCCTTTGAACAAGTTGTAGCATGTTTCTCTGGACCAACTCTTTCATGTATCCTTCAGCCACTTGTTCAAATGTGCTTGCACCCCTCTCCTCGATGAATCCCTCTGCTGTCCATAACcgtgcaagcatgtttcttcCAAAAAGATAGCCTTCAGAAAATAAGCTGCAATACAGGAAACAACTTTTCAATTGTGTTGGAAGGTAGATGTAGCTCAGATGCAAAACATTCCTCACATCGCCGAGCATAGGATTATTTATTAGCTCCCAGCCCAACTGGTCATTTATTCTTCTCCATTCTTCCACAGTTTTCTCACGCACACGAAGGAGGCTACCAACTGACACAATAGCAAGAGGCAGGCCTTTGCAGCGGAGAACTATTTCCTCAGACAAAGGTTTCAGGTCTTTAGGACATTCATGATCAGCATAGTTTGCAAAGGTTGTCTTGCAGAAGAGATCCCATGCCTTGTCTTCTGGTAAATCTTTTAGTGTTAACATACGATCTGGAGTGGCACGTGCAGCGACATCACCTTCCCGTGTTGTGATAATCAGTCTACTGTTCTTTCCATTACGAATAAGCCTAGAAAATTCATCAAATGCTTTTGGAGTCCAAACATCATCCAATATGATCAGGTACTTCTTGTCCGCAATGAAGGTTATCAGTATATTTTGAAGGCCATCAATCTCCAGGTTGGTGATATCACCTGGTGTATCTTCGCTCTCTTTGTATAGTTCAGTTATTAGACGTTTAAGAACATCTTTTGTGGAGTAAGTTTGAGAGACAAAGACCCAGGCATGGCAATCAAACTTTTCTCTCTCCTTCATATAGACATTTGCTGCCAAAGCTGTTTTACCCAGCCCTCCCATTCCATGCAACACTATCACGACAGAGCAATCCAAATGCATACCTCGCAGCCATGTCTCAAGTTGTTCTCTGTCTTCATCCACTCCCACAAGATCTTCTTCACCAAGGGAACGTGAAGAGCTTGCGAGATGTTGGGACCTCTCAACAATGTCACTTGAGTTACTGGAATTCCCACCATCAACAACTGAAACCCACCGACTTTTCACCAGGAATAGGTGCCCAAGATTAGTCTCTGCTTCCATAACCATTGAAGCTATCTTGTTCAAGGAAATCAACACGTTCGGTTGCTTGCATCCTTTCTTCAAATAGGTACCCCATCCAGTACCATGTTTATGGCCAACAAAATACAAATACTCATCCATAATGTCCTCGATCTCATGGGCAAGCATTCTCAACTCTTGAACCCATATTTCATAAGTCTGATTCCTCCTATTTCGTATGTCCACTCCACAAAGAAATCCATGCATTAACCTGAGCTCCATTCTGATGCGACCCATCCGGCCCTGAAGCTCTGTTAACTGTGTATTAAACTGTTGGAACTGCAGGCTAGCCTGTTTTACTGCTTCCTTCCCTAGAGCGACGCCAATCTTTATCACAACTGAAAGAATCACTACCTCCGCCATTTGCTATGTATTTGGCGTAGCCAGGTTGCACAGGAGGTAACCAATGTGTGTTCGGAGTTTATTTACAGCATAATCTACAAAGGGAAGGAACAATGTAACTATTAAGCATTGGAACCAAAACCTCAAAAGTATAATACTAATCATCTGTAAGCTTAGATTTGAATGAGAGTCTATGGCATGTTAAAGACTATCTTAACCTTGTAATCGAAGGGGTACATTCTAATCTTCACCATATATTATGTAGAGGAGGTGTACCAAATCATTGTTAAAAGAAGAATATGAGATGTGCCATTTACTGCATTGTATTCTATTGATCTCTCTTTGCGGAGTCACTTTTAGTACTTCCTCAAATCCATAATAAATGGTTAGTTAAAATTTGAGCTAATTTGAACTAAAACCCCAACACtttttatggatcggagggagtaataaacTTTGCAAATAAATGAATTGTTGTGTGGAGTGGCGGAGCTTGAAAAACCATGATCGGGGGGGGAGGGGAGCTCAAAAATTTCTACTATAAGCCTTATATTTTTTTTCCTTCACTAATTTTCTAATAGCTGGGGGGGCGCCAGCATAGATGGCGGGAGTACTTCGACGGGCTGTTCAATTGGGAGACTGAGAGCTCTACCATTGAACTGACCAACTCCTTTGATGATACCAGTAGGCGTTTTGTGCGGCGATTGGGAGGTAAGGCAATGGACCCTCATTGTATCCCCATTGAGGCGTGGAGAGGCCTCGGAGACATAGCGATAATATGGCCAACTAAGCTCTTCAACTCCATTTTTCGGACAAACAAGATACCGGAAGAATGGAGACGTAGTATAttagtaccaatcttcaagaacaaaGGGGATGTTCAGAGTTGTACTAACCACCGTGGTATTAAGCTTATGAGCCATACAATGAAGCTATGGGAGAGAGTCATTGAACACCGTTTAAGACGAATGACAAGCGTGACAAAAAATTAGTTTGGTTTCATGCATGGGAGGTCGaccatggaagccatcttcttggtacgacaACTCATGGGGGGGAGGGGAGCTCAAAAATTTCTACTATAAGCCTTATATATTTTTTCCTTCACTAATTTTCTAAAAGCTGGGGCGCGCCAGCATAGATGGCGGGAGTACTTTGACGGGCTGTTCAATGGGGAGACTGAGAGCTCTACCATTGAACTGACCAACTCGTTTGATGATACCAGTAGGCGTTTTGTGCGGCGATTGGGAGGTAAGGCAATGGACCCTGATTGTATCCCCATTGAGGCGTGGAGAGGCCTCGGAGACATAAcgatagtatggctaactaagctCTTCAAATCCATTTTTGGACAAACAAGATGCCAGACGCAGTATAttagtaccaatcttcaagaacaaaGGGGATGTTCAGAGTTGTACTAACCACCGTGGTATTAAGCTTATGAGCCATACAATGAAGCTATGGGAGAGAGTCATTGAACACCGTTTAAGACGAATGACAAGCATGACCAAAAATTAGTTTGGTTTCATGCATGGGAGGTCGaccatggaagccatcttcttggtacgacaactcatggagagatacaaggagcaaaagaaggacctgCATATGGTGTTCATAGACTTGGAGAAGTCCTACGATAAGATACCACGACACGTCATGTGGTGGCCTTGCAGGTACATTACCGTCATCAAGGACATGTAcgataatgttgtgacaagtgttcgaacaagAGATGGCGATATGACTTCCCGATTAAAATAGGACTACCACCAAGGGTCAGTTTTGAGCCCTTATCTatttgatttggtgatggatgaggtcacaagggatatacaagaagatatcccatggtgtatgctctttgcggatgatgtggtcCTAATCGATGATAGTCGAACGGGGGTCAATAGGAAGTTAGAACTATGTAGACAAACCTTGGAATCGAAACGTTTTAGacttagtagaactaaaactaAGTACATGATGTGCGGTTTTAGTactactaggcacgaggaggaggaggttagcCTGGATGGGCAGGTGGTGCCTCAGAAGGACACCTTTCGATACTTGGGGTCAATCCTGCACAAAGATGTGGATATTGATGAAGATGTGAACTACCGGATCAAAGCCGgatggatgaagtggcgccaagcttctggtattctttgtgataagagagtgccacaaaagctaaaaggcaagTTCTATAGGACGGCAGTTCGACCCGCAATGTTGTATGGCGCTGAGTGTTGGCCGACTAAAAGGCGACATGTTCAACAGCTAGGTGTGCGGAGATGTGCATGTTGAGATGGATGTGTGGCCACACGAGGAAGGACCGAGTCCGGAATGATGATATACGAGatagagttggggtagcaccgattgcaGAGAAGTTTGTCCAACATCATCAAAGATGGTTTGGGCATATTCAGCGCAGGCCTCCAGAAGCTCCGGTGCATAGTGGACGGCTAAAGCGTGCTGATAATGTCAAGAGAGGACGGGGTAGATCAAATTTGACATGGAAGGAGTCCGTAAAAAGAGATATGAAGGACTGGAGTATCACCAAAGAACTAGCCATGGAAAGAGCCGCGTGGAAGCTTGCTATCCATGTGCCATAACCATGAGTTGAttacgagatcttatgggtttcacctCTAGGCTACCCAACTTGTTTGGGTATAAAGGCTTTATTGTTATTAGGGGGGTGGGGGGGCGGTGGCCCGCCTGACTTGTACATAGCTACGCCAGTTATGTGTGCTTCGTTGATGAAAAGGCAGGAGGTTTAACCTGATCTGTTTCAGAAAGAAAATCCTCATACCTTCAATGCAAGAAGAGCATATGCACAGAATAACACAAACAAATTATTGGGCAATATGTCCGAAAAGTGCTTTTAGCACACGAGCTCCAGTGCTCTCGCTcagttaaaaaaattgaaaaatgttTTTACAAGTTATAAAAAATCATGAAAATAATTTTGTAGATTACCAATGATACATGCCACAATCATGGAAAATCCTAATccgaaattctttttattttgaccTGGACAATGACAAATTCTGATatgttttggagatttgaaaatgactactcagatctacaattttgtcatttttgtgtagctcaaaatattaagtatttgaaattgattttttgcccgtttgtgggatacatcattgactatttgtggattttttttcagaattttttacgACTCAAAATtactattttttattttttaaaaaaaacgagatcactggtgctcatgtgcaccaaatctctgtccgcAATATGTCACACTATGAAAGAATTATTAACATCTGAGATACAGACTTGTCCCAAATAATTATAATATCTAATGGAAGTGAAAAATAAAGCCTGAAGATACATATACCTGCCAGCTGCTGGACCTTGACTGATGAATTAGGAAGTTCATAGACTCAAGTCCTTTTTCACTAAGAGTATCTTCACTGTACTTGTCATGCCAGCTAGAAGAATCCACAATACATTAATCATAGAGTGCTTCCTTAAGGAAATACATCAATCATATAGTAGCTACTTTCAAGGAGAAAGTTTGAGTACAACCTAAGATAGCATGAAAATTAGTTAGCAGTAGAAACAAAAGGACGGTGTAACTAGGAACCAAAGACGGCGTAACTTCCTTCGAATGGGCTACATTCGAAGATCAGCAACCTCCCTGTGTGTTTCTGAATGTAAGACTATCAAAGCAGTCTCATGGTTTGGTGAGAGTGATAACTGTTGTCTTTATTATTCCTAGGCATCAAAAGGTAAAGAATCTGAAGCAAGGTTGTGAGTCAATCCCTAGCAGGGTTTTTTTATCACTCATGGCCCATGGGTGTGAGAGTCTGCTAGTATTTTTTTACGACAGTGAGAAAGAGAACATTCATGCTTGAATTGACAACCAGAGCCAAATGAATCAAAAAAAAATTGAGAATTTTTGCATACATGCTTGATAATGACTTTAGATTTGATTTTCTACCATGGCGTCTTCCTTTTCACTTTGAACCCCAACAAACGTTCAGGCTTGTCTGCTTGGTGAGTGGTGAACTGCAGTGAGCTGTCCTGTTGTTCTCCAAAGAATACAGGTCAGAGATCCAACTAAGTTAAGCACATTACAGACCGAAAATAACAGGATGGACCAGTGCAGATGAGAAACTCTGGCCAGCTTACACTAGAATGCCATGTTTCATATGGATGTTGCTAAAACAATAGGTGCACTGTGAGACTGAAATGGATATGGCTGAGCAACAGATTGAGAGAAAAATAGGTGCACTGTGAGATTGAACTGGATATGGCTAAGCAGCAGATCGAGTCCAATTTTGGGGGTATAATTATGTGATGCAAATGGCTTAATTTTAGGTTCAAAAGTTGTGGTTGGGATGGATGTACTCCTTTAATTTTCCAAaatggcaaaagctttgcctgatTGAATTAATAAAGCAGAACAGTTACGTACAAGATGGCTGAAGAACCAGCCTCAGAACTCTTGAGTTCCGCTCTTTCCATATTGATCTCCCATCCAACAAAGATCTAGAGGGGCTGGGGATCCTATCTAGGTACCTCGATTGCATAGAAAGAGGAATCACCCTATTGGTCTTGTTCTGCTGTTGCTGTTTGTTTCCCTGTTGATGAAAGCGTTCTGTGTTTTGAACTGTCTTTTGTGTGGAAAAACAAAAACTGTTATGGTTAACATCGTTCCTTTAACTGATAATGGTACGCGAGTTTATCctgttttgcaaaaaaaaaggtCACATATAGGCAACACGATGAATAGCAACCAAGACCGGCTTGAGCTGCTCATCCGGTTAACTAATTTGGGCTTGTACATGAAGCTTGCGTGTTTCCTGACTAAGCTGTTGCATCTTGTCTGTTACTGATGCAGAAGATATATTGAACATGGAATTTTAGGCCAGCTATGGGTGTTTATGTATGTATACACGTACCTGCT
It includes:
- the LOC127301647 gene encoding disease resistance protein RPM1, whose protein sequence is MAEVVILSVVIKIGVALGKEAVKQASLQFQQFNTQLTELQGRMGRIRMELRLMHGFLCGVDIRNRRNQTYEIWVQELRMLAHEIEDIMDEYLYFVGHKHGTGWGTYLKKGCKQPNVLISLNKIASMVMEAETNLGHLFLVKSRWVSVVDGGNSSNSSDIVERSQHLASSSRSLGEEDLVGVDEDREQLETWLRGMHLDCSVVIVLHGMGGLGKTALAANVYMKEREKFDCHAWVFVSQTYSTKDVLKRLITELYKESEDTPGDITNLEIDGLQNILITFIADKKYLIILDDVWTPKAFDEFSRLIRNGKNSRLIITTREGDVAARATPDRMLTLKDLPEDKAWDLFCKTTFANYADHECPKDLKPLSEEIVLRCKGLPLAIVSVGSLLRVREKTVEEWRRINDQLGWELINNPMLGDVRNVLHLSYIYLPTQLKSCFLYCSLFSEGYLFGRNMLARLWTAEGFIEERGASTFEQVAEGYMKELVQRNMLQLVQRNSFGRMKMFRMHDILRELAIDLCRNDLFGVTYDEDKCAGSLDKDGRRLVVQKLKKDIERSISSVHQLRSITVLDKSMPSLTLLHLLCEMSTYMTVLELSGLPIVNIPYAIGNLFNLRHLGLRRSKVKMLPKSVEKLSNLLTLDLSRSDIDELPGGIVKLKKLRHLFAQKVKYLNGRFLLSSSGVRIRSGLGNLTNLQTLQSLEAQDESVRKLRELRQLRSLRLFNLKRVYHEPLCESLVEMHFLSKLHVIASDENEVLLLNALPPNLQKLNLTGKLDIDSFQAVGRNLYSLRLNLSQLIEDPLPSISLLSNLTELFLDGAYNGEKLVFLSEWFPNLKTLQLRDLHNLKQLDIQEGAMVTLEKLSLVNLDSITEIPPGIKFLVTLRYLGFHEITQGFLTLLRECVRNGGMRQFWYTPRA